Proteins from a genomic interval of Gluconacetobacter diazotrophicus PA1 5:
- a CDS encoding GtrA family protein — MLDPVSSSPSPRQASSRWLADLRARLMPFVKFGVVGTFGLMWDTATVYGFRALLGLTGATILAYFVAATMNWLLNRHWTFRHVVHADHPLVQWARFLMANSLGFVLNRGMVFTLFLTVPLCRTIPFLALAAGSLTGLFANFTLSHRVVFRHRQATAPTPSDPEFQSAPERPACQNAASSFTAVRNSDSSIG, encoded by the coding sequence GTCCTCCTCGCCTTCTCCGCGTCAAGCCTCGTCGCGCTGGCTGGCCGATCTGCGTGCCCGGCTGATGCCGTTCGTGAAATTCGGCGTGGTGGGCACGTTCGGCCTGATGTGGGATACCGCCACCGTCTATGGCTTTCGCGCGCTGCTGGGCCTGACGGGGGCGACGATCCTGGCCTATTTCGTGGCCGCCACGATGAACTGGCTGCTGAACCGCCACTGGACGTTCCGCCACGTCGTCCATGCCGACCACCCGCTGGTCCAGTGGGCCCGGTTCCTGATGGCCAATTCGCTGGGTTTCGTCCTGAATCGCGGCATGGTCTTCACGCTGTTCCTGACGGTTCCGCTGTGCCGGACCATTCCGTTCCTGGCCCTGGCCGCCGGATCGCTGACCGGGCTGTTCGCCAACTTCACGCTCAGCCACCGCGTGGTGTTCCGCCACCGGCAGGCAACAGCGCCGACGCCGTCAGATCCTGAATTTCAGAGCGCGCCCGAACGGCCAGCGTGCCAGAACGCGGCCTCCAGCTTCACGGCGGTCCGGAATTCCGACAGCAGCATCGGATAA
- a CDS encoding TenA family protein, producing MEWTAERDWPRLASGLAGRLRRDCGAEWDGFIHHPFVRGLADGSLPEAEFRRFLIQDYLYLIQYARAYALAIYKADRLEDMRSASAIVSGLLDTELALHVSYCTGWGLCIEDLQSQPESLELLAYTRFILDRGQAGDLLDLMVTLAPCLIGYGEIGVRLVADPHTRRDGNPYWPWIALYGGEKFIGLVDAGIDTLEALSLRYGADARYPMLLSEFRTAVKLEAAFWHAGRSGAL from the coding sequence ATGGAATGGACGGCGGAACGGGACTGGCCCCGCCTGGCAAGCGGCCTGGCCGGGCGGCTGCGGCGGGATTGCGGCGCCGAATGGGACGGCTTCATCCATCATCCCTTCGTGCGCGGCCTGGCGGACGGCAGCCTGCCCGAGGCCGAGTTCAGGCGGTTCCTGATCCAGGACTACCTGTACCTGATCCAGTATGCCCGGGCCTACGCCCTGGCGATCTACAAGGCCGACAGGCTGGAGGACATGCGCTCGGCCTCCGCCATCGTGTCGGGCCTGCTGGATACCGAACTGGCGCTGCACGTGTCCTATTGCACCGGCTGGGGCCTGTGCATCGAGGATTTGCAGAGCCAGCCGGAATCGCTGGAACTGCTGGCCTATACGCGCTTCATCCTGGACCGGGGGCAGGCGGGCGACCTTCTGGACCTGATGGTGACGCTGGCGCCCTGCCTGATCGGCTATGGCGAAATCGGCGTCCGGCTGGTGGCCGATCCGCACACCAGGCGGGACGGCAATCCCTACTGGCCATGGATCGCGCTTTACGGCGGTGAGAAATTCATCGGCCTGGTCGACGCCGGTATCGACACGCTGGAGGCATTGAGCCTGCGCTACGGCGCCGATGCGCGTTATCCGATGCTGCTGTCGGAATTCCGGACCGCCGTGAAGCTGGAGGCCGCGTTCTGGCACGCTGGCCGTTCGGGCGCGCTCTGA
- the alaS gene encoding alanine--tRNA ligase, with protein MSTTNDIRAAFLDYFAANGHQIVPSSSLVPRNDPTLLFTNAGMVQFKNVFTGQETRPYSRATTAQKVVRAGGKHNDLDNVGYTARHHTFFEMMGNFSFGDYFKADAIEFAWTLITRNFGLPRDRLLATVYADDEEAADLWRKVAGLPDERIIRIGTADNFWRMGDTGPCGPCSEIFFDHGPDVPGGPPGSPDEDGDRFVEIWNLVFMQFFEDPPGVRSPLPRPSIDTGMGLERFAAIMQGKRDNYDTDTMRALILASAEATGQDPDGPFRASHRVVADHLRSTSFLIADGVLPSKDGRGYVLRRIMRRAMRHLHMMGTRETVFHRLVPALVRQMGAAYPELVQAEALIRETMRGEEERFKAMLDRGLALLADETARLGDGQPLPGDVAFKLYDTFGFPLDLTQDALRGSSHDVDVTGFDRAMQVQRERARAAWSGSGDSATETVWFEARDRFGASEFLGYATEQADAEIQAIVTDGRSVTEAPAGTEIALLLNQTPFYGESGGQVGDTGLITAPGLRIAVTDTQKRLGDLMVHYGTVVEGTVRVGQAVTATVDHDRRSAIRAHHSATHLLHEALRRRLGAHVTQKGSLNAPDRLRFDISQPRPLTPEEIADVEAEVNARIRENSPVVTRPMSQEEAVAQGAMALFGEKYGDEVRVVFMGAPEDDRPAWSIELCGGTHVNRTGDIGLFRITSEAGVSAGIRRIEAVTGKSAEQAAVATEQRLGQMAAMLRVSAAEAPERLAVILDERKVMERQISDLQRKLASGGSDGAQAETINGIGFVARDVGDLPARELKPLADSLRQQVGSGVVALVSTAEGKGSVVVAVTSDLTDRLDAVELVRLASAAMGGKGGGGRRDMAQAGGPDIARSEAALAAVRGAVAAAA; from the coding sequence ATGTCCACAACAAACGATATCCGCGCGGCCTTTCTCGATTATTTCGCGGCGAACGGTCACCAGATCGTCCCGTCCTCGTCGCTGGTGCCGCGCAACGACCCGACCCTGCTGTTTACCAACGCGGGCATGGTCCAGTTCAAGAACGTCTTCACCGGCCAGGAGACACGTCCCTATTCCCGCGCCACGACGGCGCAGAAGGTCGTGCGGGCAGGCGGCAAGCACAACGACCTGGACAATGTGGGCTATACCGCCCGCCATCACACGTTCTTCGAGATGATGGGCAATTTCTCGTTCGGCGATTATTTCAAGGCCGATGCGATCGAATTCGCCTGGACCCTGATCACCCGCAATTTCGGCCTGCCGCGCGACCGCCTGCTGGCCACCGTCTACGCGGATGACGAGGAAGCAGCCGACCTGTGGCGCAAGGTCGCCGGACTGCCGGACGAGCGGATCATCCGCATCGGCACCGCCGACAATTTCTGGCGGATGGGCGACACCGGCCCGTGCGGTCCATGTTCGGAAATCTTCTTCGACCATGGGCCCGACGTGCCGGGCGGCCCGCCCGGATCGCCGGACGAGGACGGCGACCGGTTCGTCGAGATCTGGAACCTGGTGTTCATGCAGTTCTTCGAGGACCCGCCGGGCGTGCGCTCGCCGCTGCCGCGTCCGTCCATCGATACCGGCATGGGCCTGGAACGCTTCGCCGCCATCATGCAGGGCAAGCGCGACAATTACGATACGGACACGATGCGCGCGCTGATCCTTGCGTCGGCCGAGGCGACGGGCCAGGACCCGGACGGCCCGTTCCGCGCCAGCCACCGCGTGGTGGCCGACCATCTGCGCTCGACCTCGTTCCTGATCGCGGACGGGGTCCTGCCGTCCAAGGACGGGCGGGGCTATGTCCTGCGCCGCATCATGCGCCGCGCCATGCGCCACCTGCACATGATGGGCACCAGGGAAACGGTGTTCCACCGGCTGGTGCCCGCGCTGGTGCGTCAGATGGGCGCCGCCTATCCCGAACTGGTCCAGGCCGAGGCGCTGATCCGCGAGACGATGCGCGGCGAGGAGGAACGGTTCAAGGCGATGCTGGATCGCGGCCTGGCGCTGCTGGCCGACGAGACCGCGCGCCTGGGTGACGGCCAGCCCCTGCCCGGCGACGTGGCGTTCAAGCTGTACGACACGTTCGGCTTCCCGCTGGACCTGACGCAGGACGCGCTGCGCGGCAGCAGCCATGACGTGGACGTCACGGGCTTCGACCGCGCGATGCAGGTGCAGCGCGAGCGCGCCCGCGCGGCGTGGTCCGGATCGGGCGACAGCGCGACCGAGACCGTGTGGTTCGAGGCCCGCGACCGCTTCGGCGCCAGCGAGTTCCTGGGCTATGCGACCGAACAGGCGGATGCCGAGATCCAGGCCATCGTCACCGACGGCCGGTCGGTGACCGAGGCCCCGGCGGGGACCGAAATCGCGCTGCTGCTGAACCAGACGCCGTTCTATGGCGAAAGCGGCGGGCAGGTCGGTGATACCGGGCTGATCACAGCACCCGGCCTGCGCATCGCGGTGACCGACACGCAGAAGCGCCTGGGCGACCTGATGGTCCATTACGGCACGGTGGTCGAGGGCACGGTCCGGGTCGGCCAGGCCGTGACCGCCACGGTCGATCACGACCGGCGCAGCGCCATCCGCGCGCACCATTCCGCCACCCACCTGCTGCACGAGGCCCTGCGCCGCCGGCTGGGGGCGCATGTCACGCAGAAGGGCAGCCTGAACGCGCCCGACCGCCTGCGCTTCGACATCAGCCAGCCCCGGCCCCTGACGCCCGAGGAAATCGCGGATGTCGAGGCCGAGGTGAATGCCCGCATCCGCGAGAACAGCCCCGTCGTCACGCGCCCCATGTCGCAGGAAGAAGCCGTGGCGCAGGGCGCGATGGCCCTGTTCGGCGAGAAATATGGCGACGAGGTGCGGGTGGTGTTCATGGGCGCGCCCGAGGACGACCGTCCGGCGTGGTCCATCGAACTGTGCGGCGGCACGCATGTGAACCGCACCGGCGATATCGGCCTGTTCCGCATCACGTCCGAGGCCGGGGTATCGGCCGGTATCCGCCGGATCGAGGCTGTGACCGGGAAGTCCGCCGAACAGGCGGCGGTCGCGACCGAGCAGCGCCTGGGGCAGATGGCCGCCATGCTGCGCGTCTCGGCGGCCGAGGCCCCGGAGCGGCTGGCGGTGATCCTGGACGAGCGCAAGGTCATGGAGCGCCAGATTTCCGACCTGCAGCGCAAGCTGGCCAGCGGCGGCAGTGACGGCGCGCAGGCCGAGACGATCAACGGGATCGGCTTCGTGGCCCGCGACGTGGGCGACCTGCCGGCGCGCGAATTGAAACCCCTGGCCGATTCGCTGCGCCAGCAGGTCGGCTCGGGCGTGGTGGCGCTGGTTTCCACCGCCGAAGGCAAGGGAAGCGTGGTGGTGGCGGTGACCAGCGACCTGACCGACCGGCTGGACGCGGTCGAACTGGTGCGTCTGGCCAGCGCCGCCATGGGCGGCAAGGGCGGCGGCGGACGCCGCGACATGGCCCAGGCCGGCGGCCCCGATATCGCCCGGTCCGAAGCGGCGCTGGCGGCAGTGCGCGGCGCGGTCGCGGCGGCCGCCTGA